CGAAGAGATCAAGCAGGCTGCCTGGGGCCAGGGACAGATTACCGATGCCTCCACCCTGTTGCTGCTGGCCTACGACAAGCTGGCCTGGCAGAAGTCGCCTGCGCGTTACTGGAAGAATGCACCGGAACCCATCCAGCAAAGCCTGCTCAGGAACATCCACGACTTCTACGCCAAGGACGAGCAGATGCAGCGCGACGAAGGCATGCGTTCCTGTGCGATAGCGGCGCAGACCATCATGCTGGTGGCACAGTCGCTGGGATATTACAGCTGCCCCATGGACGGCTTCGACTTCAAGCGTGTCGGCCACCTGGTGCGGCTCCCGGAAGATCACGAAATCTGCCTGATGATCTGCATCGGCAAGGCAACCCAGGAGCCCTGGCCGCGCGGTGGCCAGCTGGCAATGGAAGAGGTATTTTTCACGGACAGGTTCCCCGAGTAAGGACGCGATAACGATGCGCTTTTCACCCCGGGTGACGGTATCCGCCGTCATCGAAC
This DNA window, taken from Gammaproteobacteria bacterium, encodes the following:
- a CDS encoding nitroreductase family protein, which produces MDVLEAVRQRRSMKFFDPEHVMPEDDLRTIMESALLSPTAFNIQHWRFLNITDREIREEIKQAAWGQGQITDASTLLLLAYDKLAWQKSPARYWKNAPEPIQQSLLRNIHDFYAKDEQMQRDEGMRSCAIAAQTIMLVAQSLGYYSCPMDGFDFKRVGHLVRLPEDHEICLMICIGKATQEPWPRGGQLAMEEVFFTDRFPE